From one Leishmania panamensis strain MHOM/PA/94/PSC-1 chromosome 9 sequence genomic stretch:
- a CDS encoding hypothetical protein (TriTrypDB/GeneDB-style sysID: LpmP.09.1560), with amino-acid sequence MGGSGSKAKCTTAVEVPRYEDSPPESTNIGDLVLSGRYKVASPETVEMMKQIQSPREGNKMYPDSDVKDIKQYIIEQEGLHIGQARRRALSQQWRFFLSCEPMQRGLDAGIILGSLSAFVAFRKPRNRIPLKIAFIFLGGFCVGMVSVPLMVVGADSYNSQRIRKLEQELFEKQRSEFYRR; translated from the coding sequence ATGGGAGGTAGCGGGAGCAAAGCGAAatgcaccaccgccgtagAGGTACCTCGCTATGAGGATAGTCCCCCAGAATCGACCAATATCGGAGACTTGGTTCTTTCAGGTCGGTACAAAGTGGCGTCCCCGGAGACGGTAGAGATGATGAAACAAATTCAATCGCCCCGTGAAGGTAACAAAATGTATCCCGACTCCGATGTGAAAGATATTAAGCAGTATATCATTGAGCAGGAAGGTCTGCATATTGGCCAGGCCCGCCGACGTGCGTTgtcgcagcagtggcgttTCTTTTTATCATGCGAGCCGATGCAACGTGGTTTAGATGCGGGTATTATCCTCGGTAGTCTATCTGCGTTTGTCGCATTCCGGAAACCGCGAAATCGTATACCCTTGAAGATTGCCTTCATATTTCTTGGCGGCTTTTGTGTCGGAATGGTGTCGGTGCCTCTTATGGTTGTTGGTGCAGACTCGTACAATTCTCAACGTATTAGGAAGCTGGAACAGGAACTGTTTGAGAAGCAGCGATCAGAATTTTACAGACGGTAA
- a CDS encoding hypothetical protein (TriTrypDB/GeneDB-style sysID: LpmP.09.1530), with amino-acid sequence MPPKQAKKEAKPSAPVITVAQELHVDTDLRRLYEACGSLGGPFVPFAKRVKTELTRVKEGEQEGVPQVPLFVRGEVLLGDLKTLCTIVLRPYPFLRVVQLHHAVLGDDGILILCEFLSQYQPLPDRNPFGIQRLELPGCTIGPRGCLYLGNYLRSNATVTKLVLDFNPLEDAGVRELCSGLQWNSSLTSLSLQYCGVSSVGAGDIASRVVKESNVSVLSLRGNAIGDKGVEEVAKAICVSSKVEDIDLADTAFTGDVGAVLALCEAIECGMALRVVDLNMCTVTPSASECLLKSLQASKSVTALRISERTNPVVYKQIVDISATRSNPRKKKKGKKKI; translated from the coding sequence ATGCCCCCGAAGCAGGCCAAAAAGGAGGCAAAGCCGTCTGCGCCGGTGATCACCGTCGCGCAGGAGCTCCACGTCGACACGGATCTACGCCGTCTGTATGAGGCGTGCGGCTCACTCGGGGGCCCCTTTGTTCCTTTTGCGAAGCGGGTGAAGACGGAGCTGACGCGTgtgaaggaaggagagcaggAAGGGGTACCCCAGGTTCCTTTATTTGTGCGTGGCGAGGTACTGCTTGGTGATTTGAAGACTCTGTGCACCATTGTGCTGCGACCCTATCCCTTTCTCCGTGTGGTTCAGTTGCATCACGCAGTGCTCGGCGATGACGGCATACTCATTCTGTGCGAGTTTCTCAGTCAATACCAGCCTCTTCCGGATCGCAACCCATTTGGCATCCAGCGTCTCGAGTTGCCGGGCTGCACGATCGGGCCACGGGGTTGCTTGTATCTAGGCAACTACCTCAGGAGCAACGCAACCGTGACAAAGCTTGTTCTCGACTTCAACCCCTTGGAGGATGCCGGGGTGCGGGAGCTTTGCTCAGGGCTGCAGTGGAATAGTTCTCtgacgtctctctctctccagtACTGTGGTGTAAGCTCGGTTGGAGCGGGTGACATCGCGTCGCGAGTCGTGAAGGAGTCTAACGTGTCTGTGCTTTCGCTGCGTGGAAACGCGATAGGTGACAagggtgtggaggaggtggccaaGGCTATTTGCGTGAGCTCGAAGGTAGAGGACATCGACCTGGCGGATACAGCTTTCACCGGCGACGTGGGCGCTGTGCTAGCACTCTGCGAAGCCATCGAATGCGGCATGGCTCTACGAGTAGTAGACTTGAACATGTGCACCGTGACGCCTAGTGCCAGTGAGTGCCTACTCAAGTCACTGCAGGCAAGCAAGAGCGTAACGGCGCTACGAATTAGCGAGCGCACCAACCCGGTTGTGTACAAGCAGATCGTCGACATTAGCGCCACTAGGTCTAATccgaggaagaagaagaagggtaAGAAAAAGATTTAA
- a CDS encoding hypothetical protein (TriTrypDB/GeneDB-style sysID: LpmP.09.1550) yields the protein MSATPVMGAQVNLALGLDEECSPSETAGKDGHVAHLLAQIAFLHREVERLEKLLCSMRAKSYADVRALTSQYEQTLRQKNAELEDLRHTFGSHGEVVDTGRRCKLLEKQLAAANSEKSVACMEKADLQTKLRKLQSLLKTRKEEVLKAQGTLEESKVERSSTITALKMTVETLTQERERLSSELAEQAKRQRVERRSIGTDCVRQRADAGSETTPLERLTQACQVCTLQGTMTISGEDADPPHSLAALLEEKTRECDQFRGTLEDLSAMQRDALAMLEVTKSQLNTETERRRIAVADVENLSVQLRALQQRCSDQTAAERTMGDKIRLLGEERQKILVEKSHIEREKNHWEEQLRQYEADVTQLSAAKNHTNRQLSALANENENLRAEMQQVCEREAHALYAVKAKDLEVQEILSAYQKSAQENESLLENQRFLERELDNVRAALASKEETVAYLQEQLRSMHLREQQLTLDIQSLEYENENHHQRLARGDHEAAELEAKCAELVQLVHAKEQCMEELHQSLSELSKQVVVKDNESLLLRHRCDALLADNASLRATFANEKAKVEELEASNARLVAREVLSLSEAADRRERSQELADERATVKAVSEENEQITASCERLAEHNKELEARVTSLEKSLQESAEAKERLHRIVLDQNKALSRLSE from the coding sequence ATGAGTGCCACACCAGTCATGGGCGCGCAGGTGAACCTCGCCTTGGGCCTCGATGAGGAGTGCTCACCATCGGAAACTGCTGGAAAAGATGGACATGTCGCGCATCTTCTTGCGCAGATTGCGTTTCTTCATCGGGAAGTGGAGCGTCTAGAGAAGCTGCTCTGTAGCATGCGAGCAAAATCATATGCTGACGTCCGTGCATTGACCAGTCAGTACGAACAAACTCTCAGACAAAAAAATGCGGAATTAGAAGATCTCCGGCACACATTCGGATCGCACGGAGAGGTTGTTGATACAGGGAGAAGGTGCAAACTTCTCGAAAAGCAATTGGCCGCTGCCAACAGCGAAAAGAGCGTTGCCTGCATGGAGAAGGCCGACTTGCAGACGAAATTGCGGAAGCTCCAGTCGCTACTGAAGACcaggaaagaagaagttCTCAAAGCCCAGGGTACGTTGGAGGAGAGCAAGGTGGAGCGCTCGTCGACCATAACGGCACTGAAAATGACGGTGGAGACATTGACACAAGAGCGTGAGCGCCTGAGCTCAGAGTTGGCCGAGCAGGCAAAGCGTCAGCGTGTGGAACGAAGAAGCATAGGCACAGATTGTGTGCGTCAGCGTGCTGATGCGGGCAGTGAAACAACTCCTCTTGAGCGTCTCACCCAGGCGTGCCAAGTCTGCACGCTACAGGGCACAATGACGATATCAGGAGAGGATGCGGACCCGCCGCATAGCTTAGCGGCTCTTTTGGAGGAAAAAACGCGAGAGTGTGACCAGTTTCGTGGTACCTTGGAGGATTTAAGCGCGATGCAGCGGGACGCCTTGGCGATGCTGGAGGTGACGAAGAGCCAGCTGAACACCGAGACGGAAAGGAGACGGATTGCGGTTGCGGACGTAGAGAATCTATCAGTGCAGCTTCGTGCTTTGCAACAGAGGTGCAGCGATCAAACGGCAGCAGAACGCACGATGGGCGACAAAATCAGACTCTTGGGTGAGGAGCGGCAGAAAATATTGGTGGAGAAATCGCATATCGAGCGTGAAAAAAACCACTgggaagagcagctgcgccagtaCGAAGCAGATGTAACACAGCTCTCGGCGGCAAAAAACCATACCAACCGACAATTGAGCGCACTTGCCAATGAAAACGAAAATCTGCGTGCTGAAATGCAGCAGGTGTGCGAACGGGAGGCGCACGCACTGTATGCAGTGAAGGCAAAGGATTTGGAAGTGCAGGAAATTCTGAGTGCCTATCAGAAATCAGCACAAGAGAATGAGTCTCTTTTGGAAAATCAGCGCTTTCTTGAGCGAGAATTAGATAATGTCCGGGCAGCTCTTGCTTCAAAGGAGGAGACTGTGGCGTatctgcaggagcagctgagATCGATGCATTTacgcgagcagcagctgacacTGGATATCCAGTCGCTTGAATACGAGAATGAGAACCATCATCAGCGCCTAGCGAGAGGGGATCACGAGGCCGCCGAGCTGGAAGCAAAGTGTGCGGAGCTTGTTCAGCTCGTGCATGCCAAAGAGCAGTGCATGGAAGAGCTTCATCAGAGCTTGAGTGAGTTAAGCAAGCAGGTTGTGGTGAAGGACAACGAGTCActgctcctgcgccaccgctgcgacgCGCTTCTTGCAGACAATGCTTCACTCCGTGCTACTTTTGCGAATGAAAAGGCGaaagtggaggagctggaggcgtCCAATGCGCGCCTTGTGGCACGTGAAGTTCTTTCGCTGAGCGAAGCGGCTGAccgaagagagcgaagccAAGAGCTAGCTGACGAACGAGCAACCGTGAAGGCAGTAAGCGAGGAGAATGAGCAAATTACAGCCTCTTGTGAACGGCTTGCTGAGCACAACAAAGAGCTGGAGGCGAGAGTAACGTCGTTGGAAAAGTCGCTGCAAGAGTCTGcagaagcgaaggaaaggCTGCATAGAATTGTTCTCGACCAAAATAAGGCGCTGTCTCGATTGTCCGAGTGA
- a CDS encoding hypothetical protein (TriTrypDB/GeneDB-style sysID: LpmP.09.1540) — protein sequence MNAMYSADQINVPPELGTIMKQYTKAVMRDKPTDLYKYSANFFAILSGYATPFDAEGQLTENGVSEVPSCSADPVPVEIQEEESADSQDPVDAILRRYDRTGTGYMDPAELPQLLADLRTSLSLDEKDLDSVEDILAVLPSAHNQIDLLGLRSFLFEGVGE from the coding sequence ATGAATGCCATGTACTCTGCTGATCAGATTAACGTCCCCCCGGAGCTGGGGACGATCATGAAGCAATACACCAAGGCAGTGATGCGCGACAAACCAACTGATCTATACAAATACAGCGCCAATTTTTTTGCGATCTTGAGCGGCTACGCTACCCCTTTTGACGCGGAAGGGCAGCTAACGGAGAATGGTGTGAGCGAGGTGCCGTCGTGTTCGGCAGACCCAGTACCTGTCGAGATacaggaggaagagagtgcgGATTCACAGGATCCAGTCGACGCCATCCTTCGCAGATACGACCGCACTGGAACAGGCTATATGGATCCGGcagagctgccgcagcttctAGCTGACCTCAGGACAAGCTTATCGCTTGATGAAAAAGACCTGGACTCCGTGGAGGATATTCTAGCGGTGCTTCCGAGTGCCCACAATCAGATTGACCTGCTGGGGCTCCGCAGTTTCCTGTTCGAAGGTGTGGGTGAGTAA